Genomic window (Marasmius oreades isolate 03SP1 chromosome 3, whole genome shotgun sequence):
TTGTGTACGATCGTACTTGGGGGTTTGTTTGGGTACCGGGTGGTGACTGCCATACCCGCTTCTGCACCCCAAAAGGTCGAAGGATTAAAGGAAGATCGGGACAAAGGTAAGGCGAAGACACAGTGATATGGTGATTCTTCCGGTATCGTTCACTCGCGAGTCCAAAGAGTGTGTAATCACGAATTACTTACCTGGAACTCTGACGACTTTCCGGTCACATCGCGTTCCGCATCATTAGTTGAGAATGGCAAATGGCAGCGGCGTCTGTGCGCGACTCCTGATCATGAGACTGCGCCCAGGGCGTAGGAACCTTGAGCTTGTGCCTGATTTCACGACATGTGCTGCAATTTTCCGGCTGCTGACTGATTATATTTTCCGAAAACCGAAGAATCCGAGGCTTAAGAACGTTTTGAAAAGTTGGGGCAGGGCAAAAGCAGTGAAGACAGGTCATAAAAAGGTGTTGAGTGTTGAATTGTATTATATTCAATTTAACAGCCTTGGTGGCACGGACCATTCGGCTCCTTGGGCGCTGAGCGCTTCTTGCCGAATCTGAGTCAGAAAGTTGCACAGCCTCATTCGCGATATGAGTCAAATCTAGGCCGCGACGCTTTGCTGTCTCTTGTTCTTTTTCCCCCAACCACCACCCTTCGAGGTTCCTTCGACGACCGCCACAGAGTTGTCGGATCCTTCGAAGAGAGTCGTATCAGCCTTTGTGAGTTCATTTTCTGCTTTCAATAACCTATCTACGTCTACCGGTCGATTTGAGTCGTCGGTCTTTTgcttttgtttttgttttttcgTTGTTCCTACCTACGTCTTGCGAGTGTAGAGCCGCGAATTCTGCCATATACTTGCAAAGAACAAGTAATCATGACTCGAACGAGTTCGTCGTCCTCTGAATCCGCAACCGAGATCGAGTCATCTTATCTTCCTGGATCGGCCCATGGCAGCCCGTATCTCTCGCCGCTTTCACCCTCGTCGTCTAGTGCATCACCGCTAACTTCCTATTCAAACAATGACAGAGAGCACAGTCATCACCGGCTGCACACGTTGCCGCCCCTAGAAACTTCACAAAGTCGACTTTCAGTCCCCGCCATTTTTAACCAACAGTATTACAACAACAACACCCACCATAGCCAAGATGTTCCCCGACCGCACGTGAATAGCTCGGCTATTTCTCATTCGTCTACGGCAACTCGTCATGGACCTTCGTCGAACAACCCGCTTGATAACTCAAGCTCTTCTTCCAGCAATGTATCTTTGACCCACCCGAACTCTGTTGCTCTTCAGCAACTTGCTAACCATTATGGGATCCCTTCTGTCTTACCCAAGCCCCCTCTATCGAAATCAGCAACAAAAACTCAACAATCTCAGTCAACCCGGTCGACGCCGCCGCTCCCGGACTTCCAATATCAGTTATCCAACTATTTATCAATGTTAGCACAAAAACCTGAATCTGATCCCACCAACACTACCCCTATGTCCAACAATATCGCCGAGGACGCTTCATCAATGGATAACGACGCGGACGACGCGATGCAGAGCGTCGTACAAACTTTGATGGGTATGGACGGTTTCCTACTTTGCTCCCTGTCAGCGATGGCTCACGTGTCATCCTCCAATCTCTTTGTAGCCTCTCCGGAGTTCAACATACAGGCGATTATGGACTCTCCTGCTATTAGTTCTCCAAATTCTTTCCTCACCTCACCTTTCGACACCCCCAATCATCAATTTGATGCCTCACCCCTCATAGACTTCGCGGATACGTTCGGCGACACTTCTCCGATGGACACTCCACTGTTCGACGAGTTCAATACCTCCCCTATCGACGACAGTCCCTTCCTAGATGCTCTTAGCACACCAGTGATGGACGCCGTCGATGGAATGGAGATGTTTGCGAACGGAAGCCCCTTGTTTGATGACGGCGGCGTTGGAATGTATCAAGATCTTGAGACGAGTCTCAAGCCATCTGCCGCCCCTGAGGTGGAATGGGACAAGCTTCTGAAAATGTCTCCTCAGACCCCGAGCTTGGATCCCAGTCTCGTCTATCCTAGCCCCAGCTTACAGTCCGAGCAATCGTTCCCTGTTCCCTCGTCTAAGTCCGCTACTTCCGGTGCCACCGTTGCTCCAACTAATCGACGCAAGCAACCCACCGCCACCGGCACCCGTCGCAATATCACCCCACAGTCCCTAGTCCCTCATGATGCTCCCACACAGCCAAGGCGGTACGTTACTCCTTCCGTAACTTCGAAAAAGGAGGTCCCTGCCACATTCGCTCGTAAGAAGCGGAAAGCAGTTAGTGGTGCTGTTGCCGTCGGGGAAGATGAGTTGGATTGTGATGCGGATCTGCCCCCGCTCAAACCAGATGCGACCGAGATGGAGCAGATTGAATACAAGCGTCGCCAAAATACGCTTGCGGCAAGGAAGTCGCGGAAGCGTAAGCTCGAATATCAACAAGGAATTGAGGACGAGAACGAACAACTGAAGAACCAGGTCGAAGCCTGGAAGACTCGCTGTGAAGTTCTGAGCGGCATGTTGAAAGGTGCTGGAATTCATGTCGACCTTCAAGACCTTGGTAATACCAAGTAGGAGAGGTTCACCCCCCATATATTCCCTACCCTTTGTTATCGTGATTTACTGAAatgtctccttctccatTTTCTGTGTATATGCTCTGTATACTTATTCCCTAAGTTTCACGGTCGTTTGTTACCATGCTCGTTTCCACTATGTTCATTTTCCAGACACAAAACCCCTTCCATCTGATTCACCTTCCACTTCCTCTTGATCACTATCCTTCTCTTCTGTTTCGATTACCTACTTTCCCTCCCCGGATCAAAATGAAACCTACCATATCTCCATATCTTTTACCAGATAACCATTCCTAAATATCGTGTCTGTAGTACGTTGTAATGTGATTGACATTTGCGATAACTGTTGCCTTCAGTCAGCTTAGGAGCGATCATACTGTAGTGGCCGCTAGCCGGTAACAACTGAGTCGGGCCGAGCAAAATCGCACGATATTTCCAGTCATTCTCGGTCACGACGACTTCCCCATCTTCATTCTTCTGCCCTTCTGCCTTGATTCTTCACTTCAGCTCTCGTCTTCCCCTTCTCATCATCCAACCTGTCTGGCATGAACTTCTTCAAGACTAAGCAACGAACCCCTCCTGATCTTGTACGAGGACTGCGTGACGCTATACCAAAGTTGGAATCGGGCGCGCCTGGCGGGGAAACGAGAAGAAAGGTGTTTATCTTCTTTCGAATGTTCAGCAGTCATCCTGAACATCTTCTATAGGCAAACGAGGAAATATCGAAGAATCTACAACAAATCAAAGGTTTGCTGTATGGCGACGGAGGTCTGCTTTCTTGCTCTTAGCGGTCGGCACGTTTGACTACATTTCTTTTTGGCTAGATCCACTCCCCGAAGTCATAGCCCAGCTGGCTCAGGAAACGTACAACACCGATCTACTTCACTTCCTTGTGCAGAACATCGCTCGTTTCGAGTTTGAAACACGGAAAGATGTCGTTCAGATATTCAACAATCTCTTGAGAAGACAGATTGGATCTCGATGGCCGACTGTTGATTACCTGGCGGGTAAACCTGAAATCATCTTTTCGACATTGGCCGGTTATGAGAATGAGGAGATCGCTCTCAATACTGGGATGATACTCAAGGAGATGTTGAGGCATGAGGCATTGTGCAAGATATTGCTCTATTCTGACAAGTACGTCCTTCTCTCTTACCAAATGCCCCCCGTGCACAACTCATCCCCCCAATTCAGATTCTACAACTTCCCACACTATATCGAGACTACAACATTCGGAATATCGTGCGATGCCTTTGCAAACTTGAAAGAAACATTGACAAGACATAAACCCATGGTTGCAGAGTACCTTGACAAGAACTACGATCGGGTACGTCATTTGAATGGCTATCTAGTTCGACTTTTTTGACTTTCTCCAAACACAACAGTTCTTCTCGTCGTACACTACCCTGATCCTCTCCGATAATTACGTGACGAAACGCCAGTCGCTGAAACTGCTCGGAGAAATATTATTGGATAGGGCGAACTTCAACGTCATGACCCGCTATATCGGAAACGAAGCCAACCTCAAAATGATGATGAACCTTCTACGCGATAAGAGCAAGAATATCCAATTCGAGGCCTTCCATGTATTCAAAGTATATTCATATCCATCATTCCCGTCTTAATGCTCACCCAATTCCCAGGTGTTTGTCGCAAACCCCAAGAAGCCACCCCAGATAGAGAGTATacttcgaagaaatcaagagaAGCTTCTCATAttcttgaagaacttccaCAACGACAAAGAGGGTACGTTGCATCATTGCTCGCAAGTCACCATACATATGAAAGATCTTTGTAGATGAACAATTCAGTGACGAGAAACAATTCTTAATCGTTCAAATTCAAGGACTGTAATGAATAGTCGCCAACTGGTCTTCCAATCCTTCTAGCTTTATTCTTCATATTTATTTTTCGTTTCTTGCTTCTGTGTAATCTCTGTCTCCTGTACCATCTTCTGCAATATCTCATCGGCATTCAGCAATTTTCTTCTCCACTTGGCTTTATTCTAATCTCTCATTTAATCACATTCTTTTGTCCTATCATTGTACTGCATTGGACGGGCAGTTGATACATTTGTTTCTGTGATTCCCTCCTTTGACATACGTCTTTAATGTGTTCATATTCATTCATTGCCCACTGCTACTCGTTGAATCGTTAGTTCTGTACAACTGTTGTCGTCGCCGTCCCATGAATTGTATTAACGTGAATctcaagaaggaaagaacTTAAATCCAGATGAAAGAGGTTCTGGTGGGTATATCCTTGTTCCTTGCTACCTCTTTCAAATCCGCTCCCCCGTCGATTCGTTCAAAAACGACCGTACCACCAGTGCCAGCGACGCCAGAAGCAACCAGGTATTTGTCACCTCCGTTAGTCTGTCGGCCTATCTCCATGCCCCGGACCTGGCTTAATCCGGTAAAGATTTGTTTGATCAGCCTCAAGCCCTCGTTCTTGGTCCCTACGTTGACGTGTTCAAAGATTGCAATCGTGTCTCCCCTGGGATCGAGGGCAGAGGGATCGGTAGCGATGTTACGGTTTGACACATAGATATACGAGTTAGGGAACTTGTCtgtccgatctggaataagAATCTCTGCAGCACCCCATTGCGATCCCGCTGGTGGGTGTGAGGGGATAATGGATGCATTTGCGATGAGAGGGGCTGTACCGTTCAGAGAGAGAGTGGGGAACTTTTGAATGGTGAGCGTAGATGCGAGTTCGTGTAAGGTGAATAAACGATCGTCTAATGTCACATTTCGTGAGTACAGTAAAACAAAGAAAGGGTGGAAGAAAAAGACTTGCCCCTGATCGCGACATGTCGTGGTCCACTGCCGGGGGGTTGGAGAATGTTTCCTGCAATTTTCCAATTGCCGGGTCCACCGTTTTCTGTCAGTCTCCAAACTTTGTCACCACCCTTATGACGATATTTATTGGTACCTGTCAAACGATCCTGAGAAAGAATAGGTAACAACCCACCAGGTCGGGTATGAGAATCTCTTGACCATGTGCTACAGCCTGGTGTGGATGCGACACTCCACCTGCTGGAGGAGGGAATGTGATCACAGGAGCGGAATCGTTGACAAATTTCAAGGGTGATGATGTCGGTATGATACGCCCGTTTCCACCATTATAATTCATTATGGCTACCTCTCCAGTGCCCAGTGCAACGGCAAATGCTGGACTTCCTCCACCAGAGGGTACTGTGTCGAACGGACCGGTAACAACACCATTCGACGTGGTGGTGTAGGATTGGAGGGCGCCATCATCTAGTTCATTTACAGCACTACCAAGTAATCAGTAAACAGTCCTGACCATCGATGAATAAGCGTACTAAAACACACTACGGTTAGTCGGGTGCGCAGTGATCCAGGAGGGGTTGACTCCAGTGGGGAAGCGCCCAGTTACTGTCAGCGACGCGTTAGTGGAGTTGAAAAGATACGAGGCAACGAATGTATCGTATCCCCCTGCAAGGATTGTGAACGAGACCATGGGTGATGGGAAGGTAGAATGTGCAATTGAATTCTTGATCTTCATCCTGTCGGATTTGTATTTATACTTTGACCCCATGTGGCTAACATTATACGGTGACGCCGTGGAAAAAAGCACGACAACATTCAAACCGGTTGGAGGCTGTCAGGCCAATTGACTTGCACACAGGAAAACGATATGCTATAAAGCGGGGTCAATCAAGTATCAGGGGTGGTGAAGCTGAAGAAGTGCCCGAAACTATACCAAGATTCCACCGAACTtgatggaaggaagaaatctCCTATAACTGTGGTGAATTTGAAAACAGCCATCCAAGCATCGTACTCACCCATGATGCAGCCTAAATCTCGGATGTAGACTACACCGGACTCCTTGATTTGTCCACGAAAAAGAAGTGGCGCTACTCAAAGATCCTGCTGGCGAACTTTCCAAGTCAtgattcttcttctgaaCTATCCATTTACATCTGGATACAAGCCGATCATGCATTTGTAGCATTCTCCGGACCATAAAATCTCGTTGGCTTGAGACCCGGTGCCTGAAGTGGTCGCACCCCACTGAAGGAGAGTTACAAGTGCGACAGCGTGGCGAAACTGGCACATAATTCCGGATATCATATACCATGACCGACCGACATCTGCAGAAGAAAGCCCGACTCATTGGAAGGCCTATCCCAGCGATATACGTCAAAGTCGTGGGGAAGGTGTCTTGGAAGCTGGGTAGACAGAAGAGGCCACACCGAGACACGTTCTTCAAACGGAGGACTTGGCCCATCGACTAGAAAAGACTGTTTAGCAGGCAGTCGAGACGCTGGGGCAAACGTAATTTCCTATGTGGTGGATGAGCGCGCCCCAGAAGGTCGGATTATCACACCTCCGTCGAGAACTTGCAATTGAAGATCGCTCGGGCGTTGACAGAAAGCCGCCGGAATCATTAAATTCAAGGTTGGTTCAAGCGCATCGCCACTGATGGCAAAACGTGACTGAAGAGTACAGACGGGGATTAAGTAGTACATACCTTTCGTTCTCTTTCAATCCGATGACTGAAACAACGTATCCTTGTAAATATGGCATGGCTGAGCCAGGACAGGGAATTTATTGCTCCAGACGACTCACCAACCCTGTGAATCAACTCGGACGATGCATCCGTCTAGTACTACGCCACTTCCAGGAGGTTCGTACTGCTAGACTGCACTGAAGCAGAAAAGTCCCAGGCCTTCAAAGGCGATCGTGTGTCTTGAAGTCGAAGTGAGAGTGTTTGGGGCAGTGTTGACATTGTTTGAAAGGTTCAATCGAAGTTCGTCTACCCCCTTGTGGTGGCGAGGCATGGGCGGTAGCGAGCAAGTACAGCCTGCCCAGTTTGGGCAGGATTGGCAAAGACCGTGATGCGGGGACGCATAGTTCCCTTAGTCGAGAGCGCCGAGCTCTCGGGGAGGTTTTACTACCATCAACGTTCGGTGACTGCGACTGTGGCTGAGTGTTCTCGAGACAGCTCAGCGGCGCATTTGTAGGTGAAACAACACCGTATGAATATCCCGCTTATTCGGCAAAAAAAATATACTAATACATTGGGTGACTCAGTCCGATTCTGACAGGGAGTAATAAATATAATTTAATGTATCATTAACCCGTTATTCTTCGAGGCAGTGGACAAAGCAGATCACAAGAGTGCAACAACGGACGACTGAACCTTGGATGGCGACTCAAAGTAGATCCGCGGAACTGTCAAGGGATCCAAGAGCATACGACGATTAACCGATGGCGtcctcttccctctcttgtTCGCAACCGTCGGCTCGGTGCAGAAGAGGCCGATGCGAAGAGAGCCGAATGAAGAAGTTCGCAAGAAAATTGAGCGACGTTTTGGAATCCTCAAACTATAGCCAGGAATATCCAGCCGAATCAGCTCTGTCGCTCATGCAGCGAGATGGTTCCTAACCCATGAAGGGACGTGGCATACTTCCTGAAAAGGGGGACACATGGTTATCATAAAACCATGCCTTGTTGAGAGAAGGCTGTTCCGCTGTCTGCGGAATCGAATTACAGGCCCCTCCGCATAGGTGTCTGTTGAGGCCACCGCAGCAGGATTGGTGTTGCATATGGTGCGCCGCAAACGAGGGTTCGAAGGGGGGAAATCCCTGGGGAAGATGATAGCTCTCGAAATGCTCGAACCGTTGACTGGCCGAATATTGAGTGCCAGGATAACCTGGCTGATAGACCTCTTGGTCGGCGTCGTGCCACGAGCGTTCAATTTGTTCGAACACGCCGTCCAGCGACGAAGAGCAGTCGGTAGGGCCTTGTTCACCGCTGGTGAAGGATCCCGAACCGGTCGAGAGTGTGGACGCGGGTGAAGCACGAAGGCAGTCTGTGTCGCCTGTGTTCGGTGCTGTCGTCGTGGAATCCCGATTAGAGTTTGTGGTAAACTTCTTCATTCGAGAGACCTCTGGGTCGTTGACAAAGACGCAAACTTTCCCTCTGGATATGCATTTCGAGCAAGGATAGACGAGGTCGCATTTGATCTTAGAGTCAGCGCAGGCCTTGGGAAAAATCAGAACTCGAACAAAAAACTGTATCAATGGGCAAAGCAATTTTACCTGACAGGATTTCTGTCTCGACCGTTGAATGTGTTGCCTACAAGGGTAAGGTGAGGGCTTGAATGGAAAAGCTGATACAGTTGTACTCACGAGTTCCCACAGGTTTTCTTGTGCCGAGATAGGAGGTCACTACGAGTGAATTCAGAACCGCATATCTAGCGTCCATCAGGGGAGAGTTCAAGAAGCATTAAGAAACACACACATACATCGCAACGATAATGACGCTGGTTGATATCTTTAGTCCTCCGTCAGCAATCGATATGCGACAGGCCAGACAGAAACTCACGGGATCGAACGTGTCTATTCAGGTGAGTCGTTCGAGTAAACTTCGCGGGACAGAACGAGcagaatttcgtctacgaaAATCGGTTCAGCAGCCTAGAACGGCTATTATAGACAGGCTGATCGTACCTGCGGGAGTTTGGGTATATTGCCCCTATGTGAGCGAGTGCGGACGGGTTGCGTGAAGGTCGTCATCAATTGCAAGAGGTTACAGTGGGGGTGGGGAATATAAGCAATGATGAGAGCTGGGGTTTGAGATCTTTTTAAACAGAGTTTAGATGCTCGTGCCATGCCAAAACGGTGTTGTGATACAAACGGGCAATGTATCAAATGAATACAGTCTGATTTTTAGGTAATGGATCTACCTCCGATTTGGTTGTGGGTATTCCGGTCAAAAGCAAGCGTCCCGGCGCACGTAGTACGGCAGTCTGGTTCAAGTCTGGACTGGAGAGGACAACTTGAAGGGGATAATATGGGGCACCAAGCGCAGCAAAAGGCGACGCCATAGTTTAAAGACCGTTCACCGCCAATACTGCGGCTGATGCCAGAAAGATCGTCGAAAGTCGGTTGAGGCTTTTGCGAGGGCCAGCCTTGGCTCTAGATCGTGGTGACAGACGAGCTTGGGGTACCAGGGGATTGGAGTCGATCCTCGGATATCGGCGTCCAATGGCGTTGCAGGATGATTGACCTCGGGCAAAATGTTGACCGTCGAAAGAGCAATCAGGAACATGCTCGACACGAAGCAAGCAGACGGCGAAGGTACTGGTAATCGGGTCAACACTGGATCCATTTCACGATCAATGATAGATGACACGCTTTACTCTAGATGCGACGACTCCGGAAGGCTGATGGATTCACACAAGTGCCGAAACACCAAGGACGCGTCGCGCTTCATGTCTCTGGTTCTCCCTTTTCTCTATCTGAAATTGCGGCATTGTTGCCCTCgacttcttcatcgtcaatgacatccgcctcctcctcctcctctccccCGCCCTCCATATCGACATCGCCGTCCTCGCCATCTGCAACTATCATCTTGCCTGGAGTCGCGGATATAGATTCGCCTTCCGCTGCTGCGAGCGGAATAGACGTATAAGGTGCAGATATAGATGGCATGGCCTTCTCTTTGCCCTTGGTTTTAGATGTTGTCGAACTGCTCCTGCCAGGCTTAGCACTACCACTCTTCTTCTTGTCTGTCTTGGATAAATCTCGATATGCTTTTCGGCGCATTACCTCAGACCGAGGAAGTCATTCAGTATACGGGAAACTTACCCTGAAGTTCTGCTTGTAAAGGCTCCACAAGGTCACCCAACTCTATCAATTCCAAAGCTTTGAGGACATCAGACGCAGATATGCTCTTGTGTTGTTTAGATTGTGCCACGTCGTGCGCCCTGTGTATATCGATGTATCAGGTCAAGACGCGTCAGTGAAGACAATATCAATGTGCATTCCAGAGAAATACTTGCGTGGCAGCTGACAAAATTATCATTCAACTACGCGAATGTACTATTTAGACGCGAGATCGCACCCAAGTAGTTGATGAAAACCGTCGAACCTTTCACCAAGGATAGTATCGCCTCTTTTTGGAGTTTCGTGTTCTCGGGAACCTAGAGACGGTCATACATACACTGAACGGGCGAAAATTTACGAGGCCGCGTACAGCTGATTTCGCAATTTTCGTGACTATACTCTTTGGCAATTCAAAATTGTCTAAGCCCTCTGATACCAATTCTTGCTGAGCCTGAGCTGATATTGGACCTGGGTTGTCTTTCCGTGGCATGTCGAAGTTGTATGTATGTAGAGGTCCAGCGTGGAGAAGGGGATTAAGGAGTTTTATTACCTAATGGCCACCTGCATCTCATAGACCACTCGATACTTATTATAATCGAATAACAATGGTTTGTAGTTCATCTTTGACATCGGGAAAGGTTCATACGAGCTTCGACAACTTTTATTTCATGGGCGGGAATCGACTGGCGATGGTGGTGTCAAGCCCGGCCCCTTATAAATTCGAAAGACATAAATTCGTGATCACATATCTGAGGGGCCCTCCTCAAATTCCTCAGAATCCGCTTCCTCCATTTCGTTGTCTTCAGAAACCTCGCCCTCTTCATCCATATCTTCCATTTCAGCGTCAAGATCTTGTGTTGTATCAGCATCGTCCCCAGAAGGAGGTCCTCCATTTCCAGATTCTCCTGTTTCCGAGGCCCCTTCTGACTCCTCGTCTGCCTGTAGTAGGGAAAGGAAACAATTTAAGAGTAGGCTAGATCTACACGAGGAAAATGTTACACACATCGTTCTTCTCCTCTTGTATAGTGAGTGTTCTTCCAATCGGAATCATGTAAGTATATCCACGGTTACGAATGCTAATGTTCTATTCAGCAGAAAGGTCAGTCTTTAGATCGGACATAGGGTACATGCAACTCACGAGGTcttccagttctttttcttcgtcgCTCAATTCGTTCATTTCGCGTTGCAAGTCGCGTCGCGCTTTGAGGTTTCCATAGTTGCCTTTACCACAAGCTGGTAGTGGAACAGGATGCGGCTGAGGGGGGTCTACAAGTAGCCTAGGAAACACTTGTGGCCTAGGAAGTACAGTTGGGGTGGCTACGGACATGGGTTCACACACGTGATAACGGGATCATGTGATGTTGAAATGGATAACGCGAAGCGCGTAAGTTTGGCGTTGTTTACATGCGACAACTTTGACCGGCGACCAGACGTCTGTCGCCATTATGGCACCTCTCTCCACACCTTCGTCCCTCTTGACATCTCTCCTTGATTCTCTACATTCTCATCTACAGACTCAAACGCAACTATTACCTACCCTGCATGCACAACTCGGTCTACCTGCGACTGCACTCGAGGATGAGCTAAGGGTGCTTAGAACCAAACTTATGAATGGCGTTGAATCGCAGATTGAtctcagaaagaaagaagtggAAGGTTGGATGCACAAATGTGATGTAGTCGAGACGGAATGTTTACGGTATTCCAAAGCTTTGGGTGGAAACATCAAGGCCACGGGGAGCAGTGTTGGGGAGCTGAGGAAGGAGATCGTTTTACCGAAGCGGTACGAGATAGGACTGGAATATCAGGAGAAGCTAAGACAGGTAAACTTGTACTCATTGAGATGTCTATGGTGTTCGGAATCTAATCGACCTTTCAGTTATACCACACCAAACTCGAGCAACTCATGAATCTGACAAACCGTCTCAATGCCTTGGCAAAGACCCTGGATTCGGATTTCTTCAGTCTGGATATTTTAGAACCGACACTAGTGAAGGGCGACAGCGCTGATAATCCGCATAAAGATGTCACCCCAGAGCGGTTCTCGAAGCTAGAAAAAGAGCTCGTGCGGGGTAAAAGCGAGACTGTAAGgcatttcctttcctttctgaCATCGTTTCTCAACCTGTCGTAGAGCAAACGTTTACACCATCTGGCGGAAACATTTGAGGAAATATATATCCTTTACATGGAATTGGGGATGGTCCCTCCTACCTTAGAAGATCTAGAATCTGCTCCTTCCCCTGCGCCccattcctcctcttcatcagctGTATACCTTCAACCCCCACATTACCCCTCCGACCCCTTCACACTGTCTGTATCGACTCCAACCCCACCCTCGCGTTCATCCTCAAGGTCCGAGTCATTATTGCTTGCACAGGATGATTGTACTGTATCTGATGTCGGTCATCAACGTACTTTCGCGACTTTCGTTGCAACT
Coding sequences:
- a CDS encoding uncharacterized protein (antiSMASH:Cluster_3.6); the encoded protein is MGSKYKYKSDRMKIKNSIAHSTFPSPMVSFTILAGGYDTFVASYLFNSTNASLTVTGRFPTGVNPSWITAHPTNRSVFYAVNELDDGALQSYTTTSNGVVTGPFDTVPSGGGSPAFAVALGTGEVAIMNYNGGNGRIIPTSSPLKFVNDSAPVITFPPPAGGVSHPHQAVAHGQEILIPDLGGDKVWRLTENGGPGNWKIAGNILQPPGSGPRHVAIRDDRLFTLHELASTLTIQKFPTLSLNGTAPLIANASIIPSHPPAGSQWGAAEILIPDRTDKFPNSYIYVSNRNIATDPSALDPRGDTIAIFEHVNVGTKNEGLRLIKQIFTGLSQVRGMEIGRQTNGGDKYLVASGVAGTGGTVVFERIDGGADLKEVARNKDIPTRTSFIWI
- a CDS encoding uncharacterized protein (antiSMASH:Cluster_3.6), yielding MARASKLCLKRSQTPALIIAYIPHPHCNLLQLMTTFTQPVRTRSHRGNIPKLPQTKFCSFCPAKFTRTTHLNRHVRSHINQRHYRCDICGSEFTRSDLLSRHKKTCGNSQHIQRSRQKSCQACADSKIKCDLVYPCSKCISRGKVCVFVNDPEVSRMKKFTTNSNRDSTTTAPNTGDTDCLRASPASTLSTGSGSFTSGEQGPTDCSSSLDGVFEQIERSWHDADQEVYQPGYPGTQYSASQRFEHFESYHLPQGFPPFEPSFAAHHMQHQSCCGGLNRHLCGGACNSIPQTAEQPSLNKAWFYDNHVSPFSGSMPRPFMG
- a CDS encoding uncharacterized protein (BUSCO:EOG092633QB; antiSMASH:Cluster_3.6); the protein is MNFFKTKQRTPPDLVRGLRDAIPKLESGAPGGETRRKANEEISKNLQQIKGLLYGDGDPLPEVIAQLAQETYNTDLLHFLVQNIARFEFETRKDVVQIFNNLLRRQIGSRWPTVDYLAGKPEIIFSTLAGYENEEIALNTGMILKEMLRHEALCKILLYSDKFYNFPHYIETTTFGISCDAFANLKETLTRHKPMVAEYLDKNYDRFFSSYTTLILSDNYVTKRQSLKLLGEILLDRANFNVMTRYIGNEANLKMMMNLLRDKSKNIQFEAFHVFKVFVANPKKPPQIESILRRNQEKLLIFLKNFHNDKEDEQFSDEKQFLIVQIQGL
- a CDS encoding uncharacterized protein (antiSMASH:Cluster_3.6) — translated: MPRKDNPGPISAQAQQELVSEGLDNFELPKSIVTKIAKSAVPENTKLQKEAILSLVKGSTVFINYLAATAHDVAQSKQHKSISASDVLKALELIELGDLVEPLQAELQAYRDLSKTDKKKSGSAKPGRSSSTTSKTKGKEKAMPSISAPYTSIPLAAAEGESISATPGKMIVADGEDGDVDMEGGGEEEEEADVIDDEEVEGNNAAISDREKGEPET
- a CDS encoding uncharacterized protein (antiSMASH:Cluster_3.6), producing MSVATPTVLPRPQVFPRLLVDPPQPHPVPLPACGKGNYGNLKARRDLQREMNELSDEEKELEDLNISIRNRGYTYMIPIGRTLTIQEEKNDADEESEGASETGESGNGGPPSGDDADTTQDLDAEMEDMDEEGEVSEDNEMEEADSEEFEEGPSDM
- a CDS encoding uncharacterized protein (antiSMASH:Cluster_3.6), with protein sequence MTRTSSSSSESATEIESSYLPGSAHGSPYLSPLSPSSSSASPLTSYSNNDREHSHHRLHTLPPLETSQSRLSVPAIFNQQYYNNNTHHSQDVPRPHVNSSAISHSSTATRHGPSSNNPLDNSSSSSSNVSLTHPNSVALQQLANHYGIPSVLPKPPLSKSATKTQQSQSTRSTPPLPDFQYQLSNYLSMLAQKPESDPTNTTPMSNNIAEDASSMDNDADDAMQSVVQTLMASPEFNIQAIMDSPAISSPNSFLTSPFDTPNHQFDASPLIDFADTFGDTSPMDTPLFDEFNTSPIDDSPFLDALSTPVMDAVDGMEMFANGSPLFDDGGVGMYQDLETSLKPSAAPEVEWDKLLKMSPQTPSLDPSLVYPSPSLQSEQSFPVPSSKSATSGATVAPTNRRKQPTATGTRRNITPQSLVPHDAPTQPRRYVTPSVTSKKEVPATFARKKRKAVSGAVAVGEDELDCDADLPPLKPDATEMEQIEYKRRQNTLAARKSRKRKLEYQQGIEDENEQLKNQVEAWKTRCEVLSGMLKGAGIHVDLQDLGNTK